The genome window TACCAGGACATTCTCAAGGCGAACCTGACCGTTTTTCTAATCATGCAACAAAGCCGAAAGAAACAATAACATCACAGTTTTATCACTGAACTCTCTTCCCCATCTACACATTTTCTTCATCCACTTCTCTATTGCTCCATTCCCCACTCCCTATTCCCTCCACTTCTCTACTGCTCCATTCCCCACTCCCCACTCCCCCATGTCCCCCTCCACCGCTTCCACGCAACGCACAATCGTTTTAATTGGCAAAGAGAATACTGGCAAATCTCAACTGGTCGCCTCTCTGACCCATCGCACCCCCTACAGCAGCAATTTTCGTGGCTCTACAGTCACCTGTGAGCGCTATACGGGAGACGGTGTGATGTTCATTGATACCCCTGGGATTCTGTACCGTTCTGATACGACAACCACTCGATCCGCATTAGAGCAATTACAGCAGGGTGACACGATCGTGTTGGTGGTGAAAGCGACTCATGTGGATGAGGATCTGACAGATCTATTACCTTTAGTCGCGGATAAGCAGGGAATTGTCGTCATCACGTTTTGGGATAAGGTATTGCCATCAACATTTACACAGCAGACGGTTCATCGCTGGGAACAAACTTCCAATTTGGCGTTTATTCCAGTGGATGCAAGGCATCTAACTGCCGCGCAACGACAGGAAATTTTAGCGGCAATGCATGAACCGTCGGTCTTTCCCAGTCAATGGCATCCCATTCCTGCTGGATGGCGCATCGAACCGCGTCCAACGTTGCTGGAGCATCCCCGGTTGGGTTGGCTGTTGGCGATCGCTCTGCTGCTGATACCTGCTGTTCTTGCGGTCTGGTTTGCCAATACGGTTGCCGCGATCGTTGATCCACTTATACAGGGATTGGTCAACCCAACGGTAGAAACCCTCTCTGGCTTACCGTCCCTACCCAGGGAAATCTTGATTGGACGCTATGGCTTGGTCACAATGGGACCGTTGCTGTTTGTCTGGGCAGTGCCAACGGTCATTCTTTATGCGCTATTTCTGGGTGCTTACAAAGCCAGTGGTTTAGTCGAACGAATCACCGTTGCCCTGCATCCGTTGTTACGTCCCTTCGGCTTATCCGGACGAGATTTGGTGCGTGTCATTATGGGGTTTGGCTGCAACGTGCCAGCCGTGATCAGCACTCGCGCCTGTTCCAGTTGTTCTCGCCAAACCTGTATTTCGGCGATCGCCTTTGGTTCTGCTTGCTCCTATCAATTGGGTGCCACCCTGGGAGTGTTTAGTGCCGCGAACTTGCCCTACCTGGTGATGCCTTACCTGCTCTACCTGACCATCACAACATTGATTTATACGCGCCTGATTGCGCCCAAGTCGGCTCGTTCTCCCCAAAACAGTCTCATGATTGAGCATCGCACGTTTCTGGAAGTGCCGCGATGGTCAGCGATTTGGCGTGAGATGAAGGGAACACTGAGCCAGTTCTTTACCAACGCCATTCCCATCTTTCTGGTGATCACGCTGATTGCTTCTGTCCTGGACTGGCTGGGCGTTTTGAATGGGCTGAGTGGGTTGATTAATCCGGCAATGGGATTGTTTCGCTTACCACCGGAAGCCGCATTGCCTGTGATTCTGGCATCAGTTCGTAAAGACGGACTCCTGCTCTTTGCTGAACCCAATACGGTTGGCCTGTTGTCTCCTGTGCAAATCCTCACAGGCGTTTATCTGGCTGGGGTACTGTTACCCTGTCTGGTGACAGCCCTGACGATCGCTCGTGAACAATCACTCAAGTTTGCGCTGGGGTTGATGGTGAGGCAGGCGATCGCCGCGATTGTGTTCGCCTTAATTCTGGCTTGGGGGGGATATTTTTGGTGGTAGTTTCAAGGTAGCAACCCATTTTAGCAACGTATGAGGTACAACCGTGACAACTACACTGATACCTAAATCGGCTCAAATTGGCGGAACCGTTCACACGTTCCAATGGCAATGGCAGGATCAAAGCTTTGCGATCGCCTACGAAACGCGCGGCAGTGGCTCTCCAGTTTTGCTCCTCCCTGCCTTTAGCACGGTTTCCACTCGTGGTGAAATGCAGGGGATTGCCGAACAGTTAGCGCCACACTTTCAAGTGGTTGCAATAGATTGGTTAGGTTTTGGACAAAGCGATCGCCCCGCCCTGAACTATCAACCCGCCCTCTACCGTCAACTCCTACAAGATTTCCTTCAGGTTCAATTTGATCAGCCTGTTGCTGTCGTTGCAGCGGGACATGCGGCAGGGTACGCGATGCAAGTTGCTCAGCAAACGCCGTGCCCCTGGTCAAAAATGGTACTGGTTGCACCAACCTGGAAAGGTCCACTGCGGGTAATGGGTGCGCCGACTCCTGTACGCGATGCGGTTCGAGAATTGGTTTGCTCACCCGGCATTGGTGAGGCACTCTATACCCTCAATACGGCTCCTGCCTTCCTGAAGTTCATGTATCGGCAGCATGTCTACGTTGATGTTAATAAACTGACCCCAGAATTCATGCAGCAGAAATATGAGATCACTCAGCACTCAGGGGGACGCTATGCGCCAGCGGCGTTTGTCACAGGAACCCTTGACCCGATGCAAAGCCATGAAGAGTTTTTACAAATTGGGCAAGCACTCTCTGTCCCCACTTTGGTTGTAATTGGCGAACAATCTCCGGGGCAGTCAAAGGCTGAAATGGAAGCCCTTGCAAAGCTACCCGGAATTCAAAGCGATCGCCTTTCTGGTTCTCTGGGACTGCATGAAGAGTACGCGAGTGAAGTAGCCGCGATCGTAGTACCGTTCCTACGGGCTTAATTTCCAGCATCAAACTCAGAACCAGGGAATGGAGTCAAAGAAACGCCCCATTTGCTGGAGATTGCCAAATGTGCCGACAATCCCTCCCAGCACCCCAAACGCAACGAGGGCAAAAATCTGGGTTGTCGTAACGCCTGAAAGAAAATACCAGCTATAGGAGAGGGGGACTAGAGCCAGGAAACAGCCAATGACAGCACCCCAGAAAACTCTGATCGCTGCGTTGGTCAACTTGCTGGATTGGGGATCGGACGGGTCGGATGGGGTCTGTGACATTAGAAATTACCGCATCAATTAAGTTGTGGATATTCTGGCACACCTCCTCACCTGCTAAAGTTCGGTTTCCTCAATCCAAAACTGCAGAACTCCGCCTCAACCCCAAAGCACTTGTTGAATCCCAGCTTTTATCTATAATTTGAGAATGATTATCGTTCTTTTAAGTAAAGAGACGTGACTGATGGTAGTTGCCCGATATTCCAAGTTCTGTCCCTGTAACCGTCCTCACGGGCTATTTGGGTGCCGGGAAGACAACGCTCCTTAACCGCATCCTGACTCATGAACACGGTAAGAAAGTCGCCGTCATCATCAATGAGTTTGGCGAGGTAGGCATCGACAATCAGTTGGTAATTGATGCCGATGAAGAAATCTTTGAGATGAATAACGGCTGCATCTGCTGTACAGTTCGCGGCGACTTGATTCGCATCATTGGCAACCTGATGAAGCGGCGCAACAAGTTTGATCATCTGGTGATTGAAACGACTGGGTTGGCAGATCCCGCTCCTGTGATCCAGACCTTCTTTGTGGACGAAGATGTGCGATCGCAAACGAGTTTAGATGCAGTAGTCACTGTTGTGGATGCCAAGCACATTCATCAGCACTGGGATGCCGATGAAGCGATCGAACAACTCGCTTTTGCTGACGTAATTCTGCTCAATAAAACCGACCTGGTAACGCCTGCTGAATTGGATGAATTAGAGCAACGCATCCGCTCGATGAATGCAATGGCAAAAATCTACCGCACCCAAGATGCTCAAGTGGAAATGGATAGCATCCTGGGAGTCGGAGCGTTCGATCTCAGTCGCGCCCTGGAGGTTGACCCCAATTTCTTAGGGGAAGATGCTCACGAACATGATGAGACTGTGGGATCTGTGGCGATCGCAGAATCCGGTGTGTTGAACTTCGAGCGGCTGAATACCTGGATGGGTGAACTGTTACGCAATCAGGGACCGGATATTTTTCGGATGAAGGGCATTCTCAACATTGAGGGCGAAGACAATCGCTTTGTGTTCCAGGGGGTTCACATGCTGTTTGATGGCAGAGCCGATCGCCCCTGGAAGCCCAACGAAACCCGCAGGAATGAGTTGGTTTTTATTGGGCGGAATTTGGATGAGGCAGAGTTGAAGGAGGGGTTTCGGGGGTGTTTGGTGTAGGAGTGGGGGAGTAGGGAGTAGGGAGTAGGGATCGGGGGATGGCGAAGACGATTAGTCAGCAAGAGTTTAAGCAGGTTTGGCGGGGTGAATTGTCGGATTATGTTACGGCGATCGCCTGGTCACCGGATGGTCGCTCTCTGGCGGCTTGTTCGGCGGCTGGAGAGGTGGTGTTAATTAGCTTGCCAGGTTTCCAATCTGCCTTTCTCCAGAGTGAAACGGGATACTCTGTTGATTGTCTTGCATTTTCCCATGACGGGCAGTTTTTAGCGATCGGGGGGCAAGATGGGCAGGTGAAGATCTGGTCGGTTCAATCGGGTGCAGCAGAACTCATCGCCGCGTTAAACAACAAATCCGTTTGGGTCGATCGCCTCTGTTGGAGTCCAACAACCCATGAGCTTGCCTTTAGCCTGGGCAAGTATGTGCAGGTTTGGGATGTCGAAACTCAGGAAGTGTTGACGACGCTTAACTTTGAGACTTCAACGGTTTTGGATTTAGATTGGCGCAGAGATGGTAAATATCTTGCTTTAGCAGGCTATCAAGGGGCAAGGGTCTGGAATGCCAACGATTGGGATGCAGAAGCGGAGGCGTTAGATATTCCTTCGGCAACGGTGGCGATCGCCTGGTCGCCCGATAACCAGTTCATTGCTGAAGGAAATCTCGACAGCACCCTAAGCGTGTTGGAGTGGGGCAATCCGGCTCCCTGGTTGATGCAGGGCTTTCCCGGTAAAGTGCGACAACTGGCATGGTCAGAGGTTCCCACTAATATCGGGGTGCCGATGCTGGCATCCTGTAGTGGTGCGGCAGTGGTTGTGTGGGAACGCGATGGCGATGAGCGCGTGGGTTGGGCGAGTCGGGTTCTGGGTAATCATCAAGGAGTGGTGCACGCGATCGCCTTTCAACCCGGTTCACTCCTGTTAGCGTCGGCAGCAGAGGATGGTTGGGTTGCCCTTTGGCACCGGGGCACTCGATTGATTCAATCGCTTACAGGTGTGTCCAACGGCTTCTCCTGCCTCACCTGGCACCCGCAGGGACATCAGCTTGCGGCTGGAGGATTAGATGGCGAGTTGCTGATCTGGTCACAAACTTCGCGTGGTCGTGGGTTTGGTGGACGATGAGCACACCATTTTCTGCTATGACTTTCTATTCCTGACACGATCCTTTGCAGCAGACTTACAGGATCAACGAAGTAGATAAGAAAAGATAAAGCCTTACTCTAATTCATCGCTTTATCCCTCCCCCCTGCATTGTTTCATCTCTGATTCAAGTAGTAATGTTTGACCCCGATGGTTTTGTCATTCGACTACTGAAATCAAACG of Synechococcales cyanobacterium T60_A2020_003 contains these proteins:
- a CDS encoding 50S ribosome-binding GTPase; the protein is MSPSTASTQRTIVLIGKENTGKSQLVASLTHRTPYSSNFRGSTVTCERYTGDGVMFIDTPGILYRSDTTTTRSALEQLQQGDTIVLVVKATHVDEDLTDLLPLVADKQGIVVITFWDKVLPSTFTQQTVHRWEQTSNLAFIPVDARHLTAAQRQEILAAMHEPSVFPSQWHPIPAGWRIEPRPTLLEHPRLGWLLAIALLLIPAVLAVWFANTVAAIVDPLIQGLVNPTVETLSGLPSLPREILIGRYGLVTMGPLLFVWAVPTVILYALFLGAYKASGLVERITVALHPLLRPFGLSGRDLVRVIMGFGCNVPAVISTRACSSCSRQTCISAIAFGSACSYQLGATLGVFSAANLPYLVMPYLLYLTITTLIYTRLIAPKSARSPQNSLMIEHRTFLEVPRWSAIWREMKGTLSQFFTNAIPIFLVITLIASVLDWLGVLNGLSGLINPAMGLFRLPPEAALPVILASVRKDGLLLFAEPNTVGLLSPVQILTGVYLAGVLLPCLVTALTIAREQSLKFALGLMVRQAIAAIVFALILAWGGYFWW
- a CDS encoding alpha/beta hydrolase, coding for MTTTLIPKSAQIGGTVHTFQWQWQDQSFAIAYETRGSGSPVLLLPAFSTVSTRGEMQGIAEQLAPHFQVVAIDWLGFGQSDRPALNYQPALYRQLLQDFLQVQFDQPVAVVAAGHAAGYAMQVAQQTPCPWSKMVLVAPTWKGPLRVMGAPTPVRDAVRELVCSPGIGEALYTLNTAPAFLKFMYRQHVYVDVNKLTPEFMQQKYEITQHSGGRYAPAAFVTGTLDPMQSHEEFLQIGQALSVPTLVVIGEQSPGQSKAEMEALAKLPGIQSDRLSGSLGLHEEYASEVAAIVVPFLRA
- a CDS encoding GTP-binding protein; protein product: MPDIPSSVPVTVLTGYLGAGKTTLLNRILTHEHGKKVAVIINEFGEVGIDNQLVIDADEEIFEMNNGCICCTVRGDLIRIIGNLMKRRNKFDHLVIETTGLADPAPVIQTFFVDEDVRSQTSLDAVVTVVDAKHIHQHWDADEAIEQLAFADVILLNKTDLVTPAELDELEQRIRSMNAMAKIYRTQDAQVEMDSILGVGAFDLSRALEVDPNFLGEDAHEHDETVGSVAIAESGVLNFERLNTWMGELLRNQGPDIFRMKGILNIEGEDNRFVFQGVHMLFDGRADRPWKPNETRRNELVFIGRNLDEAELKEGFRGCLV
- a CDS encoding WD40 repeat domain-containing protein, which translates into the protein MAKTISQQEFKQVWRGELSDYVTAIAWSPDGRSLAACSAAGEVVLISLPGFQSAFLQSETGYSVDCLAFSHDGQFLAIGGQDGQVKIWSVQSGAAELIAALNNKSVWVDRLCWSPTTHELAFSLGKYVQVWDVETQEVLTTLNFETSTVLDLDWRRDGKYLALAGYQGARVWNANDWDAEAEALDIPSATVAIAWSPDNQFIAEGNLDSTLSVLEWGNPAPWLMQGFPGKVRQLAWSEVPTNIGVPMLASCSGAAVVVWERDGDERVGWASRVLGNHQGVVHAIAFQPGSLLLASAAEDGWVALWHRGTRLIQSLTGVSNGFSCLTWHPQGHQLAAGGLDGELLIWSQTSRGRGFGGR